From Mastacembelus armatus chromosome 9, fMasArm1.2, whole genome shotgun sequence:
TGGACCTGTTCACCCCTGAGAACGCCAGCATCATGAGCTCGGAGCAGGAGgtcagatatacacacacatactgtttaCATACCCAGTGTTTTGATCATTGatcattattatatttgatTCATGCATTAATATAATCTCTATTAACAGTCAATGCTTTTACATTCATGTTCCTGTTTAATTGTGCTTGTCTTTCTCCTCTAGGTGGAACTGTTTGAGAAGGACATAGAGTATATAAAGACAGAATTAAACCATGTCTCTGCTGCTGACACTTCTCCCATCAGCCTCTATGAATACTTCCACATTTCTCCCATCAAGGTGCCTGAATGCtataattacaaaacaaatttaaccaacacattttttaaCTTGAATTATTCCATCAGCAGCACCCTAAGCCAtgtataaaacaataaaatctattTGCAAGTAACAGGTACAAAGTGAGTTTAATGGCAGGAAAAGCCATGTTtacaaatgtttgtgtatttgcagcTGCACCTGAGTTTCTCTCTGAGCACAGGAGGAGAAGATGGCTTAAAGCAGAAGAGAGACACCGAGCTAATTCCTGTTCAGTCCCTAAATCTGCTGCTGAAGAGTATTGGAGCAACTCTCACCGATGTGCAGGATGTTGTCTTCAAGTATGAATGCACAAATAGAGAACACATAAAtcacacactgcagcatgtACCTATTTTTGTGTAGTTTGTTCTTGGAAGACTCAGTCTGCCTTTTTATTTCAGGCTGGCCTTCTTCGAATTGACCTTCCAGTTTTGTACCACTCAGCAGTTACAATGGGAAGTCATTAGACATTATTCTAAGCAGGTAATGTGTAGACACACAGTGACAGGGCTGTAGTTACCCAGGACTAGAACAAGCGGCTGGTTGCTGGTTTACAGTATGTACCGTATGCAACACCCTCTCTCCTTATTTCAGGCTATTAAACAGATGTATGTGCTGGTGCTGGGCCTGGATGTGCTTGGAAACCCGTTTGGGCTGATCAGAGGGCTGTCAGAGGGAGTAGAGGCCTTCTTCTATGAGCCCTATCAGGTAGGAATGTAACGCAAGAAGCCATAAGTGCTATAATCgtccaaaatttaaaaataaataaataatgcagtttcacaaaaaagtttgttgttccATGACAACGTTACCCTTCAGTATTTTGAAGTACTTACATTGTGAGCAAAATTCTTGGAGGTTTTAAATTTGTAATCTGGAAAACTATGAGGATTAGGTTTGAGCTAATGTCTTATCATATTGCTCATGTTTGAACTGTTGTGTGGGATTTTCCAGGGAGCCATCCAGGGGCCGGAGGAGTTTGTTGAAGGAATGGCTCTTGGGGTTAAGGCTCTGGTCGGGGGAGCTGTAGGTAAGCACAGAATTAATCTCATAATCTtgctttaaatgttaaaatattcaaTTCATCCTTATATGCTGTATAAACATTGGTAGGATGGAAGAAGGTGAAACATTACAGGTTTCCTGCAGAATACCTGGATATGTGTGAAATATAGTAACTTATAAAGATTCATCTCTGCCGTCCAGGTGGTATAGCAGGTGCAGCCTCCAGGATAACAGGTGCCATGGCAAAGGGTGTCGCTGCGATAACTATGGATGAGGAATACCAGCAGAAGAGACGGGAGGCTATGAACAAACAACCCAGTGGCCTGAGAGAGGGGCTGACCAGGGGTGGAAAGGGactggtgtctgtgtgtataaCATTCAGTGTTTGCACTGTTTTCTGTCACTCCAAACGTATTCTTATCAGTGGGAGACAAACCTTTGGCAACGCCAAAATTGTGAAACTACTGACCATAACTAACTCTGTAAACTGGCCATTGGTGAATCTGTCATGTTACTACTTTTTGCTGacgttgtatttttttttctttagggATTTGTTAGTGGGATCACAGGGATTGTTACCAAACCTATTAAAGGTATGTTGAGTCTGACCCCCTGTGAAAATGCAGTGGTGGAGATACTATAATGAATTGTGTGTTCAGCTACTGTGGATTTTCTCTTGTTGTTGGAACAGTGGACTATAAAGTGATTTTCATATCAGCTCCAATCAGTATAATGATGTTTGATGTTGTGTTGGTTTGCAGGAGCCCAGAAGGAGGGTGCAGCAGGCTTCTTTAAAGGTGTTGGGAAAGGTCTGGTTGGTGCGGTAGCCAGACCTACAGGAGGCATTATTGACATGGCCAGCAGCACCTTCCAGGGAATCAAGAGGTTTggttatttctgtgtatttgttctCATGTCTCGAGctatagttatagttatagttaaAGTCTGACCTCTTCAAATTGTTAATTTTTGTCCATTCTCTGTTTTTTGAACATGCAATACATGTGGATCTGGAGCGTCAAATGCTAAAAGAATATACAGATACATagcacagtgaaaacacaattattaatggaatacagttttttttattagagcTGGTCATTGAGGTTCAACAGAAGCtattaatgtgtgtgagttggcgtgtcagtgtttgtgtgctacAGTGTGTATGCATTTATGCAGCATATAGCTCTgttatgtgtttgcatgcattaGTTGTGCGACTTGTTTTTAGGGCGGCAGAGACTTCACAAGATGTCCAATCTCTGCGTCCTCCTCGCTTCATCCACGAGGATGGTGTCATACGACCATATAAGGAGAGGGAGGGCATTGGCAGTCAGATGCTGCAGGTAGGACAAAGATTTTTGTGTCATCTGTTTAAAGTCAGAGCTGTGTAGTTAATATTCTTCATTTGCTGAGGTgagtaaaacaatatttaatatttattttaacatgtcCGAATCATTATTCTTCCCATTACCGAGTTACATACATTTTGCTACAGGCACGTGTGTTTCAGGAAACCATCATCTCTTCAGCTTGCTTCTCAAaattagtttttaaattaatatcttGAGTAATTTAAAGTTTTAGCAATTTTATGGTCCTTTTTCTAAATCCTTAGAAAGCAGTtctccaaaaatgaaaaataaattttaaaaaattaactttAAGCGAAACGTGAGATTTCTTCAGTTCCAAAGTAAAGAATATTGTCTACTGAAGCATTTGGTTGGTTTGTTTATACTCATTGACAGGGGGGAAAAgtatactgtgtatttttactgcagCAGGGCTACAGTGCAGTGTAGCcacttcactgtttctgttgtgCACAAATACTCAAAGAATGATTGTTTAGTACTTTGTGATGTGTTAACACAAGTATTGTTTTCAAGGCCTTAGAAAAAATATCTATAGCAGGCTAAACATATTGGTGATAGTACATTAAGCTGAATGTGGTTCAGTGGATCATGGCTGGGTTtcttatatatgtatattttagttGTGCTTCATTTAAGTGTAGGTTTTAATGTGTGGGTCATTTTTTTGTGCTGATGTTATCTGGCAGTCCTGATGGATGGAGAGGGTTGAAGTTTCTGTTTGTGAGTCTCAGGTCAAACATATATAATTCACAGATCAGTGACAAATGAAAGGGAAAACCACCATAAGGTGCCTCAGTAAGGTTTTTAGACCACAGAGACTCCATAAGAGCTTCAGTGATCCTCTGAACTCTGCTGGAGGGATTCTGCCAAAcgatattttcatttatgttgtcttttggtgatggtggtgtagaGCGCTGTCTAAGACATCACTTTAGTATCTCCCTAATAGGGATTTTTTGAGATGTGATGACTCTGAAGACCATGGcatttgattcattttcatACTCATCTAACCGTTCAGTGCCACACTTCACCCTGTGTACAAGCATCTGTAGTCAtcacatttctcattttattcagtttttccttttatttgtcACTGTGGCTCAGCCACCTTTAGACCTAGCTGAGATGCCACATTTCATGGATGCGTTTTCTGTTTATACTGTAGCTAGTTAACATCGTAGCTGAATTTAACTTGCACACGTATGACTTTGGTATACTTTTTTGGTATAAAATCTCATGTGAAAAGTTTGAGAGGGACATTCAGAGATTTGAAGGGACTAGTTGTAGTAATTTTAAGGGGGAAATCACAGAATGACTGTTGGCTGATCTAGTTAGACAAGGTTAAAATGATTCTTCTCTCTTGTCATGTCCACAGAGGAGACTGGCCTACAGTCAGTGGTCTAGAACTGGCTCAGAGGATCAGGGTGATGAGGAAAACAACTAGAAGCTAGCAGTGACAGCTGTAGAGTAGCATTGGTGTTTTGTCTGTCAGTAGTCCGTACTATAGTTTTTCTGCAGTGCACGTTTAAAGGATTTAAACGAACCAAAGAAAAGTTCTTTGAGTCTtttaagaaatgtgtttttaatttctaCTATATTTTActcaattttatattttaatttcttgtGTGGgtcctttattttgtgtttgtcttcatattttatttgtctgtttcttttactttttacattagtcttttctcattttctcacaTGCAACAAAGGACACATTTGTTGtcattgtgaaataaataattccTTGTAATCATGGAGAtttctgtctgtatttgtcatttgtgaatgtttttgttttgtctgtcactCACTGCCACTATATGCTGCCCTGTTGTTTTCAATAAACTGATCACATTATAACCATCCACCTGCCATTGTCTTTGTTTCATCTCATCTTTCCTCACCACCCGACCACATTTTCTACTTTGATTAGACTGAGTGGTTGTGCAGGTATTTTGTTGGAAGACCGACATGTTGCCGTTCATATTTCACTTGATGTCAGacatgatttcattttgtttaaatattcaccttttttttttttttttttctgctgtcctCTTTTAGAAAATTGAGAATGGACGTTTTGCCAAGTACAGATACTTTGCTCATGCCAAGATCAATGATTCGGACTTCCTCATGATCACCAAGAGGTGAGTTTGTTTTTATCCACAGCAGAGTTATATTTGAGATGAGTCTTACATCTTatcttgttgattttttttttttttgtgtcgtAACTGAGACAAATTGGTTATAAAAAATGGCTAAAGTAAATAAGCTACAGTATCAGTGCCAGTAATTACAGGTGTGCATGTACCAAACACATCTACAGTAAGCATCAGTGTAGTGCTTACTGTATCAGTGGTGTCCTCCAGGCAGATGTTCAGGCCTCATGTTTACCCTTTTGTTTGTGATTCTTGCTCCAGGGGCATATTTTTTGTGACAAAAGGCACATTTGGCCAGCTGACCTGTGAGTGGCAGTATCTGTTTGAAGAGTTCACCAAGGATCCGATGATCGTAGAAGACCGTCGACTTCGCATTGAGGCCAAGGTACAGCAAGTTAACTCTTGCCACGCATAAAATCTAGACTAAAAGCTGCATCTTTTCTCCACATGAGGCAAAAGGgtttttttgatgttttattttttgaagtATCAAAGTATTTAGCAGATTTTTGCACTAATCCTCTCTGCAGGAGAGAGTCAAATCTGTCTTTCACGCCAAAGAGTTTGGGAAGATCATAAACTTTAAAACTCCTGAGATTGCCAAGGTAAGGCTAAGGTTTGGACTTTAAGATGCTTCTGTTAGGAAATTTTAAAtatctcttgttttttttctattgcttGGTAAAGAAATATTCAGCTGTTATTGGCCATTTACATTTAATCAGTAATAGGCCGCTTGTTTCAAGTGGTTCAAGTGTTCAGTGTGTCACCCAGCAAAAGACATATCCAACATGGAGTCAGTTAATGATTGGGCTAAAATTTGTCCTATTATTTAATTTCAGTGGGTTCTTGCCAAATTGGAAGATGCAAGGGAGAGTTTACCCAAATACTGACTCATCATGAAGAGCAAGAactataaagaaaaacacacacgcacacagggtctgtgtgtgtgtcagtgcctTTGTTCTTTACTGCATGCTAAGTTTTGTTTACCTCCATGTGTGAGTAGTGCTGAAAACGCACACATGAAACTGTGTTGGCTGCCTGTCGGGTGAAAACTGAGTGAGTAGTTTCTAGGTGTGCATGCTAACAGAAGTGCTACAAGCAGTCAGCAGACCTGCATTCATTAGCCACAAACACTCAGAAAGTTAAATTGACTTTCTcattcttcacacacacacacacacacacactacttgtGCGTACATATCatggatttttaatgttttgttttattacaacAACACTGGGTCTTGAGTTTACTGACACATCTTGTAATATGTGCTTCTGTCTGAGATGGTGGTGAAATTGGGgcattttaaatgttgtcaCCCTTTAGTTTCCTATAGTTCTGCTTGCcgcactcaaacacacattaatcGAACAATGTAATTCTATTCGGGTCTCAAACATATTTCAAGTTGTACTTGTCTGTAGAAACGTCACTGTTACTCCACACTGCAACAGCTAGAGATAGGCAATAGCCGAAATTATGCTGAGGTCAAAATAACCACAACTATTGTCGCACATTTAATTGTGTAGGCTACATGATTTATTTTACTGGATTACACAAAAGGGAATCTAATTTAAACTTTGAGTATGGCTTTCTAATACACATAATTGAAAATGTGCATACTGAAAAGCTTTcttttacttctttctcttttttatacatttctgcAAGATAAAGACTGTTCAGTGTGTGATTTAGAGATGCATGCtatttttatactgtacttACATATATCAGTCTGCTGTATATTGATCCCATACAGTATCCTACCTGTATATATCCATCCTCACACAGTAGTCTGTATTATGGCATTGCAGATTGTAATAttctgatttttatgtttttatactgCACATATGCAATGCCACCTATGTTGATGAATTATGCAgaaaaaagtatatttaaaacaaatgaatgctAATTATCATTGGGTGGCTGTTTACTCTGATGTATATTTTaaaggggttttttttgttcaggGTGCATCACAGTTAATATcactaaatattaaatttgccattaatgtttgtcatttatgttgttgcagAGCTGCAGTTCATTTCCGTGGCTTAATTTACCCCCAAGtcttttcaaaaaataaaatccgCATTTCCAATGTCACTTCCCCTCTTATTTCTTATCCCcagaaaatcacaaaaaacccaaaacaaataGCTCTTTACTATGTAACTAGAATTTATTGAAGATTACATGAATAGAATTTACATTTTGCCTGAGAAGAAATTGCTGTGTAGGGTTTTTTCAAAGCACAACTCATTATTTACATCTACAGCAAGAAGCCTCTCAGTGACTAGTCTGACTGTCCTGAGTAAATAAGGCACTTATAGGCACAAGCAGAGACATGGTTCATTTCTCACAACATTAAATCACAAAACAAGGTTAAACCTAACTATTGCATTGTATTTCAGTTAGCACTCAAAATAAagtaactaaataaataagtcTGCACTATGGTCCATAATATAATGGTCCACTAAATTTCCCATTCTCCCCTCTACtggaaaatataatttactGCACACCTATAAAGTAAACGGACTTCACAAAGTAGTGTTTTAGACAAAGCAATAACCTGCAGAATCAGTAGTTTTGGTTTTCACGTTCTCTTTGGCTGGATTTGTGCAACACATTAaatcttgtttgtttgaaatgaaaatatttgaacttggaaagtttttttttttttttttttggtttgtttgtgtaattCTCTTAGTTTGGCTCGGCTCGTGTCTTTCTTTCTACTGTCCTGTATTGCTTTGTCCTCTGtcttccttctccttttttttatttattatttacaccaGGTTGAACTCCTTCAGGTTGTGTCTGAGGATGGTGTCTTTGACGGCCACAAAGACAAAGCggatgttttctgtgtctgtggcGCAGGTGAAGTGAGCATATAGCGTCTTCTCCTTGTCCGGGTTTTGTTCTTGGTACATTTTCAGGATGAACTCTTGAGCTGCAACAGGATCCTGCTGAGGTCCTGAAATGCAGGGacaatatttttgtgttttcattgtattatatgtgtgttttcagtaaatGCAGAATATAAGATAGAATAAGATGATTATTACAGCAAACTAACCTGTGAATTCAGGGAAGTAGGTGGCTAAGTGAGAGTACACGATCTTCTCCTGGAGAATATCGGTTTTGTTGAGAAAAAGGATGACAGAGGAGCGCTGGAACCAGGGGTAGGTGATGATGGTTTTGAACAGAGCCTTGCTCTCCTCCATGCGGTTCTGAAGTGAAATTGCAGCATAGAAAGAGGCAACAGTGAAGGCTCCTTTTAAGGAATCCAAGTCTGGGTCAGGATCTGGTGTCAAGCAGAACTCTCACCTCGTTGTCGCACTCAGCCAGGACCTGATCATACTCGCTGAGCGCCACCAGGAAAATTATGGAGGTGACGTTCTCAAAGCAATGGATCCACTTCCTCcgctctgacctctgaccccccACGTCCACCATTCTGCCATAAAAACCAGTCCCAACAGAGAAGGCGTTTGGCTTCATCAGTCACTTGAGAACAGTTGTATAATGTTAGGTGTTTCATATGTTGTTCATATCTCACCTGAAGATGACATTCTCCATGTCAAAGGGGTATTCAATGATACCTGTGGTTGGCACTCGGACTCTGAGGATGTCCTGAAGGTCTGGTAAATATGAGGGCTCTGAAATTCGATCCAGTTCACTGAgataactggaaaaaaaaaaaaaaacatgttgaaaataagcagaaagtgaagaagAACAAGATAATGACTGTTGAATGTTGTACctttgtaaataaacagaaaatataccACTACATGCCACTATCAGCAGTTGTGTGGTCAGAATGGACAAACTCATTGCAGAGTCTCCTTGTAGTTAAGAAAACAGCCTGATAGCCATTGTTGGATAtatggggtggacaaaataaaaggGACGTCTAGTATGGAATCAGGGCTTTAGGTAGAAATACAGTCATCGCCTTAATATAATCCCACATGCACACCAAAGACTAATATCTgtgccttttctttttattctccaCTGCCAGGAAAAATGGTGGAGAACATTTTAGTCagtcttatttattttgggCTAAAGGTAGTCAGATTTTTCTGAATACCCACCATGTGTCATTTTGAACTCTCTGCAGATTTATAGGAAAAATACATTGGGCAAAACTTCAGTATCTTAAATGGTGGCCACAACCCTGCCCATATTGCCCTCCAATCCTATAACCTTGCAACAAACACTTACTTGAAGCACAATAATTTAACTTACCCTGTGTCAGAGAAATGTTGATCTGATTTGTTTAATATATTCAGACCTTGTTCTGTGGTGTAGACACACCATCTTGAATTATAATGTAAGGTGTTCCTGCTATTTTGTCTACCCTCTACAATCTGTGCTATCTGGTGAGACTAGAATCTGTGTGTGCGTTCCTGAGCGACAAATATCTAGACGTCTCACTATTTGGTGGAGTCAGACAGCTGGTACTCCCTGCGTCGGTCGTAGCACTCTTGTATTCCTCCGTCGTTCCACAGGCTCTTGATGGCCGCAGCAAGGCTTTGCTCCAACTCCTCCACCTtatccacctccacctccaggACTGCGCTTGCATTGCTCTGTGAACAAAGACAATTATAGAAGAACGGTCCAGACCAGAACTTCTCTCACAgtgtgaaaacaggaaacaacttcagattttatttatttattttttagagtttttaaaatatttttcttttgacatCATGCCTCCACCCTGTCTCCTAGAAATTAACAATCATGATCCAATTCTCAGTTGTGTTGAGAGAAAAGGACTTctagaaaaatatttatgttcCTATGCAGGAACCAGAACTACTTAAAACACAGgagcatgttttatttatcaaaacCTAATGTCAGTTTTATATCATGTAGAGACGAGCTGAGAAGTCAAAGTGCAGCAAAGGATTTCATCATATACATCTGTGGACcacaacacattttttgaaaGAACTGAATTATTAATACTTCCATTATACTTTCAATAGAAAAGGCACAAAAATCACTTTACATACAAATGAAATTCTATTTTTACGTCTTACTttttgtttctatatttgtgtATAAATTGTGAAACTGTTAATTATCACAAATGTTTTTGAACTTTCTATTTGGGCTTCAAGCACATTTATGCCTTGTTACATTGGCAAAAGTAGAAGTCAGCCTTACCTCTGTGCTGACAAAAAGGTTGCCATGCAGTGTAAAAGATAAGAATGTTGTTTAGAAAGTTGGCAAAAACTAACTGAACCTGCACGACAGAGTCAAAAAATATGTCGTAAGCAACACGAAACGGTccagtttgtttctgtctttacctGGTTCTGTGAATCGGAGAACGATATACTGAGCGTCTCCATGGCTCGGATCATGGTCTGCATGGATGTGTAGATGTTCTGGAAGA
This genomic window contains:
- the gna14a gene encoding guanine nucleotide-binding protein subunit alpha-14, which encodes MAGCCISAEDRENQRISEEIEKQLRKDKKDSRRELKLLLLGTGESGKSTFIKQMRIIHGGGYTDEDKRTYAKLVFQNIYTSMQTMIRAMETLSISFSDSQNQSNASAVLEVEVDKVEELEQSLAAAIKSLWNDGGIQECYDRRREYQLSDSTKYYLSELDRISEPSYLPDLQDILRVRVPTTGIIEYPFDMENVIFRMVDVGGQRSERRKWIHCFENVTSIIFLVALSEYDQVLAECDNENRMEESKALFKTIITYPWFQRSSVILFLNKTDILQEKIVYSHLATYFPEFTGPQQDPVAAQEFILKMYQEQNPDKEKTLYAHFTCATDTENIRFVFVAVKDTILRHNLKEFNLV